The region TAAAATCGGTCCTGATTAGAAGGGAACGATCGAAACCACGTTCGTTCTTCCCCCGCGCGTGTTCACGAAGCTCAGCAAGACAACTGCACAAAACACATAATGCACGACCACGGCACGCatcattcacaaaataaatgagtggCGCTAAATGGGGTCTATTTGTGAAATGGAGAATGGTGCAGTTATAAGCTGAGcctgtgtttaatttgtttttcagcacTTTTCAAACAATTGTTTGCTTCAGGGCCTTTTTAGCCAATTTCTCATTCCACAGACAGATATTTGTCTCACCTTGGTAGACTGATATTTGTCTCACCTTGGAAGTTACTGCCAAACTTGTGAAGATGTTCAAAAGCTCAGTAAATTTGTTAGCAGTTTGTGAATATCTAGCATTGGGCACACACTGAATAATTATTCAGCAACATGGAACCACAGAATGCTCACCTTATTTCGGATTTCCTGTAGACTCAGATACACATGGCTTATTATGTTGCAGTGGAGTGATACATATACAGTTAAAGTTGAATTTGAAATAGAACAacgaatatgaggttaaaattcagactgtcagctttaatttgagggtatttaaacCCATATTGGATGATCAGgtataggaattacagcccctTTTATACATAGTGCCTTCATTtaaggggtgagggggaggctttggatcatgagcagttcctttctttcgcCATACTTTCTTCTTTCCCTCACTTTGGTACAAGTTAATGCTCATCTCATCTAATCTCATctcaagactttgttccaggaCTCTACagttttttcatgtattttatcTATCGTGGGTATTCTGTTCTTTAGGCTAACCAGAGGTTTGCATCTTATGGTGAACccctgaggttatgctggtatAGTCTTTGAAACATATGACTACATTCTGGAGAGTGTtgttgatctgtttgacagttgaaaacaggtttttcttcacaaattagAAGTCCTGTTTTGGCATTCACCACAATGGTattctgtggtctaccaggtcGTTTGCtattcctgagctcaccagtgcattcttgcttcataataatgtatcaaacagttgatttcaACACACCAAGTGTGTGTCTGATCAATTTGTTCTGATTTTTCAGCTTCATGATGGCCTTCTTTtctggcattgacacttattttgtcctcatgttgagcaacaacagcaacagactccagaTGTAAATTCCACACTTAAAATCAACTCTAGACTTTTATTAGCTGTCTTGTGCTTGAACCAATGATGCAACTGCACACAGCTGACCAAGATACAGttgagcagccaactgtccaattacttttgcatCTCTAAAATAGGGGTGCTATGTATAAAacaggctgtaattcctacacggatcacccaTTATGGATGTGAAAACcctaaaattaaagctgacagtctgcaatttaacctgatattcattgtttcatttcgaaaccaatgtgctggagtacagaggaaaaacaacaaattctATCACTTATccagtacttttgcatttaactgtatttaaTGCATATTTGCTAATACATGCTACTGTTCCTTACTTAATGATCTTAATGATTTGCTTTGAACAGATTGATGATATTAAGGCATTGcaactgttgccatggtgacataCTCACATGCATTTCTTTTATTACCTCGCTTGACGACGACTGCGCCGCTCTTCAACGTACAGAGCTGGCTTTGGTGCATTTACAATGAGGAGGCACCCCATATTCCAGTAAAGGCATCTTCAGTTCAGTTCCTGGGCCCTGGGTGTCACATAGACATCTTGGGCCAAGCAAAGAACTTAAACCAGCATTGAGCGTTAATAAACTCTGCTTTGGAAATTCTGACATCTCCCTAAAAATTGTTGGAGTGTTACATCGGCACGGTATTGGGGTAGTGTGAGGCAGCGTGCTAAAAACATGCAGCGTCTCAGTTTGAAGATCTTGACTCGTATTTCTGATTTAAGCACTCGACTGCTATTCATCAATAGTCTTCTTTGTGTCTTAAGAACAGACTTTGTTGCCCTGTTTGAAACAAATAGTCAAATTTTTTGTGTGGGTCTGTACTATGACATACTGACAAGACTAGACAAGACATAGACTTTAATGTCATGGCCCTCAGGTACATGTTCACGCCTTTTCTTGGAAGGAACAGGGAGTGAACATAGCACAAGTATTATTATGAATACAATGTgaaggctgggattcaatcaacgttGATCTGTAACTTTGTAACTTggtaaactgtgtttgtgaggaaaaacatttgcatttacttgtaagtcaaagttacggacaaatgttgactgaacaTAGACAAAGTTACATTAATTTATCAAAGGTGTATTGGCATTAGAGTTGTATTGCTATTAATGCCCCAGACATGTAATTTATGCAAAGTTTATTTAGCTTTTATCACCTTATAGAAATGGGTGCCTGTCTTCATTATGcgtatttgttttgctgaagTATGGACTGGGGAttcattaaattgtgttttcgTTTGCCAGCTGCAATACCACATCTCCCCCTAGTGTTAAATTTGTAGTACTGATGCTGACAATAGACTAATATAAAAACCTGCGACACCCTCTTTTTAGTtcagaaataatttcattttgtcataTAATTGagtaaataagataaaatatcAGTGTTAGAAACATAATAGGAATAAGACTAACCTAAGTAAGAAGAATATTTCTATTCCATTGTGGCATTGCTGATTTGCCTTCATTCATGCATTCCCCTTAAGGTAAAGCATAAGTGACAGAGCGCATGCTTGGTTGCTAATATATTGTTTTCCCAAAGGGCAAGTGTTCTCAGATGTGCTACAACATCTTCATCGTGGAGACGGTGTGCGTGGCCTGGTTCTCCCTGGAGTTCACCCTGCGCTTCATCCAGGACCGCCGGAAGCTGGCCTTCCTGCGGCAGCCGCTCAACCTGATCGACGTGCTGGCCATCCTGCCCTACTACATCACCCTGATGGTGGACAGCACGTCGGCGGCGGGGGAGAAGCGGCTGGGCTCGGGCAGCAGCTACCTGGACAAGGTGGGCCTGGTGCTGCGGGTGCTGCGGGCGCTGCGCATCCTGTACGTGATGCGGCTGGCGCGCCACTCGCTGGGCCTGCAGACGCTGGGCCTGACCGCGCGGCGCTGCACGCGCGAGTTcggcctgctcctcctcttcctgtgcgTGGCCACCGCCCTCTTCTCGCCGCTGCTCTACCTGGTGGAGAACGAGGCCACGGCCTCGCGCGAGTTCAGCAGCGTCCCTGCCACCTACTGGTGGGCCGTCATCACCATGACGACGGTGGGCTACGGCGACATGGTGCCGCGCAGCGTGCCGGGCCAGGTGGTGGCGCTCAGCAGCATCCTGAGCGGGATCCTGCTCATGGCCTTTCCCGTCACCTCCATCTTCCACACCTTCTCGCGCTCGTACCTGGAGCtgaagcaggagcagcagcgcGCCACGCAGCGCCGGACCCGCTTCCTGCTGCGGAGCAAGGCGGCGGGCCTCAGCGACCTCTCGCTGGAGAGCGACGGCTTCTTCCGCAGCGAGTCCTCCGACCCCAGGGACAGCGAGGACGGAGAGGGCTAGACGCCAGGGGAGGTCTCCTTCAGCTTCTTTCTCTTCACATTTCATTCACTTGTTTATTTACCTTTACTTAAGCGGGTTGGTCAACTGAGCGCTCAAATATCATTGGCAGTTATGGCCTGGGGAAAGCAAATCAGGTAGGGAAGGCAAGGATTGTGTGGCCAATCAAATTGTAGGGAGGTTATATAAGGTGGCCAGATTCAGAGAGCCGTTTTTGTAGGAAAATGATCAAGGCATCAAGCTGAACACtcacatttcatgttattttaaacCGTATTCTCTTTCTTAATAGTCTGAGCACATTAGCCACCACATCACGTATAGGCGTAATATCATATTGTAATTAACTTGACTGGCATACACAATTGATTTTTATCTGGTGTAATTTTCATGAAGCAGTGTATGACATACCATCACTGAGCATATCTACTGTCAAGTGTAGATTAGGAAAACAGGACTTGGGTAATACaagtttgctttttttgccGTGCAGGTTATCAAGTTATTTACTATATGGAACATGTCAATAATCATCCCCAGCACAAATATtttaggttttttatttttttccccccttatgGGTGTTAATCATGTTGTTATATCATGtgactaataaaaaaaagagacctTAAAATGCATAGCCATTCCATAATTAAGGTTATtgttaataaacaaatataaagtGGAAGGGACTAATTTTTGCTGGTATAATTTCACAGTAATACAGCACATTGCGGTAATTATACTTGGAAGCATATTTAGTTTTCCTTCACTTcgtatttttaaatctgattttacGCACAGCCTGAAGAGATTAGCCTATAGCACTGGCGAATTGCAGGCAAATTTTGAGCTACGGTGCACAGTGACTGCATCTGAATGTACTCCAGACTGTTTTCACCTCCCCGTACAGCGTGTCCCTGCTACCTCCTACTCATCGCTCAAGAGCCTGTCGGATTGTTTTTCCAACTTTCACGCTGTTTGCCCGACCTGACGATCACAGCTTGTTGACCTTCATCTTAGTTCTCACACGCCTGAAGGAGTGGCGGCAATGACTCGAGACACGCAACTGATGATTTCAAAttgaagatggggggggggggggagagagagagagagagaaaacaagaccaggttaaaacctagtatatggctggacctaacacacgtgatccggcctaccaatggtgtaacttcataacccggccgaccaatggtgtaacttcatcactcagtcactcagtcacagacatttgcgtttttagggctggccccgctgttgcggttcAGCCAAAAATATTTCGGCACAGTTTCAAGCTATATGCCagaaacaagaaacacaaaTGCATCTGTTAAAACGCTGATTGTTCAAAACCAagtgtcacacaaaaaaagcatatttcttCCATGATTTATAATGTACTCTTACACCGTCTTATGTGGCCAGCGTTGATAGAATAGCCCTTTTAACAACATATCCCACACGACTGTGTTCTGTCCTTCTATCTTTGCGTTTTGGTTTTCTCACGTAAAATGGGGCTGCATTCGCATTTTAGAATTTACTTCATAGTCTGTCACTATATGAGTAAATGTAAGTATGACCATATTTACTTCATTATCATTGATAGAAGAAAATACATAATCTTGAACCTAGTCTGTTTATCTCCCCACTTTATTTGCTGTAATGGTAATTGCAGGTATTGTTATAATGATTTTGAGTCGCTTCTGTTTTAGACttgttacaaaacaaaatggtccCATATTTGTGGTCAAATAAACTAGTTAACAAagttggagaaaataaaaatcagtgtcTTAAAAATCACCGTGTTGTTTGTGCCAGTACAACCAGATATGCCTCATTTCGCCATTTTATAGTGATGGATCTGAGAATCTCGTGTTTGCATACCGTTTGTACGTCTGGTGACCTGGCATAGAAACGTCTACGTTTTATTTTGATTCCTTATACAGGTTAAACTGTAACAAGCTTGGCTCTGTTGTGATGTAAGTGAGCCTTTTTCGCTTTCATTGTTCTGTAATACGGTGACAAAATAAAGGATCGGCCTCAATTTCCTCTGTGTGGTGGGATGTGGTGTCGTATTCCTCATGTGTAAAACCCGTAGTACATAGGCCTACGACATTTTCACTGTTGTGTGGATGACCACATAACATAATGAACACAATTATCCATGCTTCAGTATGTATTACAGCTCACAGTCCACTGCAAAAAGTCTGTCtgaacaagtgttttagtcttgtaatgcgACTTAAAATCTTTCCTTGTTTCaagttactttttgcttgtAAAGTGAATTTGTCTTATCCCGCTGGCTAATCTTGAGAAGAGTCAAACTCCCTCACCCCATTTGCAATCTTTTTGTcatatttagcaaaaaagtaatagaaaaaaatattataggTCTGAACATCAGACTAAAATACTTATGGccatttgttttcagtgttaaatgtttCAGCATACTGTGCAACAGTTTACAGGAAATTTTGTTGTAAAAGCATACCCTTTCTGGAAAGGTCTTAGTGCAGTGCTTTGGTAAAGAAAGCTATACATTGTGATCAGTTATTGCACGATAAGTTCAGAAATACAGCcttctgtgtgagtgtactcCATTACAGACCTTTTTATGTATCTTGAACTGGCTTGAGCATCTTTGTCACACCACACTGGTCAGCAGAGATAGAGTCCCCATCTAAGCT is a window of Anguilla anguilla isolate fAngAng1 chromosome 13, fAngAng1.pri, whole genome shotgun sequence DNA encoding:
- the LOC118210569 gene encoding potassium voltage-gated channel subfamily G member 1-like; amino-acid sequence: MTLLAGDGSDYDYSALSCTSDISFNPPPSQEREASKGVFYKRARLLPPGEEDGGGGDRCPYPAARKLHALINVGGLRYQLPWATLEDFPLTRLGRLRLCASFDEIMRVCDDYDVARNEFFFDRSPCAFRSIVAFLRAGELRALRETCALSFREELRYWGVAEENLQWCCRRRVLQRAEECRELDRAAEEDELLGGADRGARDPLTPESRLSLYMARLRDMVERPHSGLPGKIFASLSVLFVTITAINLSISTMPAMREEEETGKCSQMCYNIFIVETVCVAWFSLEFTLRFIQDRRKLAFLRQPLNLIDVLAILPYYITLMVDSTSAAGEKRLGSGSSYLDKVGLVLRVLRALRILYVMRLARHSLGLQTLGLTARRCTREFGLLLLFLCVATALFSPLLYLVENEATASREFSSVPATYWWAVITMTTVGYGDMVPRSVPGQVVALSSILSGILLMAFPVTSIFHTFSRSYLELKQEQQRATQRRTRFLLRSKAAGLSDLSLESDGFFRSESSDPRDSEDGEG